In Parageobacillus sp. KH3-4, the genomic window AAAAGGCTGCCGCTCCTCCAATCAATATACTGTACATAAAAACCCACATAAAATTTTCTTGCCAAATTGCAATAAACATTGCACATACCGCGATAATCCGCATAATAGATACCCAAAATATAACAGTTTTTTGGATGTCTGGTCGACCACTTTTCCGGCAAAAGGGCCAATAACTATGCTGAACAAAATTCCGGAAACTAAAATTACTGATTGAAGAAAAAATGAATGAACGTGCTGTTGTAAAAACTCCAGCATTCCTATAACGCCAAACCAGATACCAAGTTCAGCAATAAATAACCCCCCAAGAAGAATAAGTAAATTTTGATTTTTCCACACAGAAAATCCTCTCCCTAAAAATTTGTATGGATTAATTGGAATAAATAGCTGTTAAGAATATTAATGTAAACAAAAGAAATGCATTTATGCTTCTAACTCGAAAATAAATTTTTCTGTTTTGACAATAAGGACTAATTATGTGTAACTATACTTGCCTCGATTTCTACATCTCATCCTCAAATTCCTTCTTTAATGAAGAGGGTGTCCTAAAAGTGGTCTTTCGGGCCCCTCTTGTTACTGTAGATTAAAAAGCCGCTCCTATGCTCCAATTGTTCGATACTCTTCCTCTGATAATCAAAGACCGATGATATAATGATAATTCGCAGACACAAAATAAATACCAAAGCTTAAATGTTGCGAATTAACAGGAATGATGTTCATTTACACTTGATTGGGGATTTATGTAAAATAAAACTATGTTCTAAATAATCGATCAAAAATAGCACATACCAACATTCAAAGGACTTTCAGATGAAAATAGCGAAAGAAGAAGCTAGGAGTGAAAAATAAGATATTACTAGAGGTGGGGATATTTTCTTTTATTTAAGTAACGAAGTAGAATAGTCGGAATAAAGGTGAATTTTGTCATTATAACATAATAGAAGGGAATTAATTAGCCCAAACACTATTTGGAAGCTTGACAGCTTTAATTAGTTATTTTTTAGTGCAGTTCATTTATTTGGTTGTTTTAATTCTAAAAGATAATGCTATGGGAGCCCTTGCTCGTTTTTTTTCAAATTACTCCAATAGCAGCTCTCCTTACATAAGAATTTACTTTTCGATAGAAACCGTTGCATAAAGAAGTTGGCTTTTTAAAATAGTCCCTTGTTATCGTTTGTTGTTGATTTTCGACCAAAAGAAAAAACGCTCTATAATAAGAGCGGTTAGTTGAACTATCGAACCCCATAGTGAAGCAACAAAAAATATCGTCGAACTATAATTTTTACTGTGAACCGTAAACTCCATCTCTCCGCCTCCATATTTTTAACTAAAGTCCTAGCATCCTATCTTTTCCATAGCCGTTTTGCCACCATCCGCTCCCACCACTTCCACGGCAGCATATTTTTTAAGACAATTCCTAACTTCACGCCTTTGCCAACCGGATACCGCAATTTCGGTGAGGGTGACTTTGCCACTTGCACAATCTGTCGGATCACTTCATCCGGAGCAGGTGCCGTATCGGCAATCTGGTTGACATATTTCAAAATTGCCTCCATCTCTTTCACATAAGGAGAATTCGGATGGATCGTTACCGCTCCCAGCCCTTTTGACCAGATATCCGTTTTATAGGATCCAGGTTCAATCAAAACTACATGAACGCCATACGGCATCATCTCTAAACGCAAAGATTCGCTGAATCCTTCCACCGCAAACTTGGATGCCACATACGGTCCCATAGAAGGGAATCCGATTCGTCCGCTGATACTGCTTATATTCACAATCTTGCCGCTTCTGCGTTCCCGCATCGACGGCAAAACAGCTTTCGTTACTGCCACCAAACCGAAAAAATTCGTTTCAAATTGCCGCCGCCATTCTTCAATAGCAAGTTCCTCCGTGAAGCCACCCGCTGCATAACCTGCATTGTTCACCAACAGATCAATTCGTCCGTAACGGCGAATCACATCCTGAATCACAGTTTCCACGGTAGAAAAATCGGTTACATCCAATTGGATAATCTCAATCCGATCCGTGACACCCGCTTCTTTAGCCGCCGCTTCCAGCCGCCCTCTGTTCTTCAAGTTTCTCATTGAGGCCAGCACGCGGTAGCCTTCGCCGGCAAGTGCCACACTTGTCAGCAAGCCAAAGCCGCTTGAAGCTCCTGTAACAAATGCAACAGGTTGTTTGTCAAAAGTCTGATTCACAAGATTCCCTCCGATTAATTAATTATTTCTAGCAAATCAATGGTTATTAAAATCCGCTATATTGTTGTATAAAGAGCTCTCAAAAAGATGAAGAGTCCGCTAACCACAGTAGTGGATTCTTTTTCAACGATGGTGACTTTCAGAAGCGTTCTCCATTTGTAAAGAAAAAATACTCGTTGCGCTTGATCACGAATGCTTATTATCACACAGAATTACAGGCGGATTTCCTAAAGAAACTGTTCCTGTTCAGCCTTTTTTGGTGTTTTGCAACAGATACTTCATGTAGAATGGATGGTTAATAAGGTTTTATTTTTAACAATAATGTTCCAGCCTTCAAGCATTGTTAAAATTTTATTGCCGCTGTTTGATGAATCCGTTGGAATCTCCGTTTTCGCCAAATCGTTAATCAATGCCGTCATTATCGTTGATAGGGCATATAGCCAAAAAGTCAACCAAAATAAACCAATCGAATGGAGGAAAGCTGCTAAAATACCCCCTACAGCCCAACCGCCTAATTGAACGCATTGGCTTAAAGTTGATAGAAGGCTGTTCGCCTTCGTCAGCTTGTCATCAGGAACTAGTATCGGCAACAATGCACCGCTAGCAGGGTTTGCCCAACCATCTAAAAAACAAATAGATAGATAATATGAATGGTTTGGTCTGACATGAAATATGAAGCATAAAGTGTAATTATTAAAAGTATCATCGTTTTGCATAACTGAGAATAAACTTAGTATTCTTTTTAAGTTATATTTATCAATTATGAAAGGAGCCAATATACTACTAATTGTTCCAGAAACCATATTGATAAGAGGGACAAACGAGATGTAAAAAACGGATTGTGTTTCTTTGTAAATAATGGAGATCAGAACTAGGATATAAAAACATCACCTGCATTTGCCAACGTCTGTCCAGTCGCTAATAAGTAAAAGGACTTATTTTTCAATGAAGTAACTCCCTTTTATTTAGTTTTTTAATCGGCAAAAAAAGGGGAGTATCACATTGGCTCCACTCCTTATTAAAGATTATTTAATTATGTATTTCAGTTAATTTGCGAAATATTAATAATATTCGTTTATTTGCAGGAGGTGAGAATTCATGTCTGATATTTAGAAACATTAAACGTTTTGTCGAGAACCGTTTTGATGTGGGCAGACCAAAAATAAATTTAAGTTCCATAAAAGTAAATATAATCCACATACCAATATAAATTATCTTTCCTTATAAGGCTTGACATGGAGCCTCTGCGTGTATGAATTCTTTTGCGAAGGACGCATCACAAAAAGAGTTCGCAGAGGCAACCAGCTATCATGCACGCCACTCCATGTAAAGCTGTGTCTCTAAAATTATATTTTATGAGAAAACTGACCTGTTTTGTTTCCAGTTTAGTGCATAATTTTTATCTTGTATTTTGCATTAAACAAAAATAAAATTCAGTTGTTGGTTTGGATGTTCCAAAAGTGGAAGTCAGATTCAAGCATTTTTAGATAAGATAAAGTCGAAGTTCACAGCTTGTTTAATGCTTTTTCAACAGGTCTGTATCTTTTACTCTTTGAAACAATATATAGCCATAGCCACGAACCGATAACAAATATTTTGGTTTTTTAGGGTTATCTTCCAGCCGATTTCTAATACGATTGATGTATACATATAATTCGTCTTTGCTTACTAGTGAATGTGGCCCCCATGCATATGCAATTATTTCTTCGCTTGAAACGGGTCTGCAAATATCCTGAGCAAGACGTTCTAAAATGCGAAATTGAATTCTTGAAAAATGGATACGTAATCCTCTTTTAACTAGTACTTCTTGGCTGACGTCTAAATAACAATCTTTATCTAAGTAGATATAGTGTTGTTTGTAACCAAATTTATCCAAATGAATCGCATCCCTTTTTGAGGTATATAGAGAAAAGGGGTTTTTCTAACTTAAAATTGCAACTTATTGGCACATGAGTTTTTACTTTAACTCCTATTGATTTGAGTCTCCAGATTTATAAACATTTCATATTTAGGTATGTTTTTTTAATATCTAACATCTTTGTGCTTTAACTCTTTGTGCCGGCCATCTCATAAACAGCTCTTCTTTTGGAAATTTGTTACAAACTTCACGCCCTCTTTTTTTAAGAGTTTCAATGATCTCTTGACGTGCTCGCCAAGGAAGTTCTCCTAGTTCTTCTTGAAACCAGCCTAACCCTTGCACATAGTGCTGAACTACTTTTTCAGGCTGATAAAAAGGTGCAGGTGAGATAATCTCCTCGTGCTGTACTTGCTTAAGACCTACCCTTCTAAAGTGTTCAGGTACTTCTTCAGGATGAAACAGGAAATCTTTAGGCGGCTCTTTTCTTTTGGCAGCAAGTTCCAAAATCGGGGAAAACCATTCTTGGAAAAAAGGTACATTCAAGTTTACTTTCAGTGGATGAAAGCTCGCTATTGTTCCACCATAACGTGTGACTCTACGCATTTCTTCTAGAGCAGATTTGCAATCTGTAAAATGTAAAAAAGCAAAACCAATTACTGCATCAAAACTTTCATCTTCAAACGGTAATTCTTCTGCTTTTCCCTGATAAAATTCTACCCAATCAATGCCTAATTCTTTACGCTTCGCTTCCGCTCTTGCAATCATAGCAGGCGAAGGATCAATGGATATGACTCGGCCTTCAGGTCCAACACGGTCGGCTAATCCACCTTCAAAAGTAAGTAAGCCGTTTGCACAACCAAGTTCCAGTACTTTCATGCCTGGTTTGATCCCGGCAAAGTCGATGAAACTCCTTCTTAGCATCATAGATTCTGGCCATAGTTCCTCAGCTAACTTCTCGAAATCATCAAAAAGATTGAATTGAAAGAGATGCAGCATGTCCAAACGATGAGCAAGAAACCCAGATTCTTTTAATATTTTTTTTGTATTTTTGAGATTTTCTTGTCCTTGGTCAGTCAACTTCACATAACGGCGGCCTTCTTTGATCACAATTTGATAGTTTCCCATTAAAACACCAAGCAACAATTCATCAGATAAGTTGTAATCAATCCAAGGTCTGTGCCAACTTCCAAGTAAAAACTCTCTTTCGGGCATCAAGCCGTAATAAGCTAAAGCATTTTGGTTTTCGTAACTCGTTACGAGCCCATAAATTTGCAGGAGAGTGGCAAAATCGTATTTCTGAATAAAATTGTTGACCATTTGGATAGCTGTTTTCGCATGTTCCTCATTTACTTCTAATTGTCCTGTTTGTTCATGTGCTAATAATACTGCGGTAGATGACATGATTTCATAAAGCGCTGTTCGAAACAATCTCTCAGGGATTGGAAGGGTTCCAAAAATTTTAATTCTGTCTTTTTCAAAAATATTTGAGGCGGCGTATTCCCGTGCTTCTAAATCTAAAATTTCAAAAATTGCTGGATCAAATCGATCACCTGTTTCGATTAACCAGGGACTTATCGCTAATCTAGATTTACAAAAATCTCGAAGTTCAACTGTTAAATCTGGGAAAAAATTCACTTGCTTCTCACCTTCCTGAAACTTTTGATTAATCAGTAATTCCTCAACTTAATTTTAATTTCCAGATTGTAGACATGGCAAGTATATAATTTACATATAAATGAATTGTTTCAAAAAATAGGCTTTAGTCTGTGTAAAAAAGAACTATTTGTTTTATCTATACAGTAGATCATAAATAGGTATAAAGTCCTGGTTATCTTAATGAACTGTAAGGTTTTCGACGATAAAAATTTGATAATTTTTTATTGAAAGATAATTCTGGATTAGGGGAACAAGAGATGAAACTAATAGCGATTGATATGGATGGAACATTACTAAATGAGAATTTAGTTATTAGTAAGAAAACAGTTAAAGCAATTAAGAGGGTCCAGAGAAAAGGCCATATTGTGATCATTGCAACTGGAAGAGCTTATTTAGATGCTTTAAAGATTATTCAGGAGTCAGGACTCCGATGTCCTATTTTAAGTGTTAACGGTGCAATTCTATACAACGAGGATGGGGAACGTATTTTTGATTGTACTATGAATTGTTCGACAGTGGAACAGATTATATCGTTGCTACAAGAGGAGGATTTATATTGTGAAATTTATACTAATGTAGCAACATATCGTCTTAATGGAGGAAAGGATAAATTGTTAATTGAGCTAGATAGACTAAAAAAATCAGTACTGCAAATAAATGAAGATCATTTGTGGAATATTGCACAGAAACAGTTTCTTCAAGCGGGTGTTGTAAATATTGACAATTTCTCATCTGTTTTTGTTAACAAAGATCACAGATATTACAAAATTTTAGCTTTCTCATTTGATCAAAACAAATTGAGCAAAGTGAAATCAAAACTGAAAGCTTTGAATGGGATAGCGATTAGCGGATCTTCTGATTACAACATCGAAGTGACAAATGAGTTAGCTCAAAAAGGAGCGAGTTTAATTAAAGCTGCAGAATACTATCAAATACCTATGTCAGAAACTGTTGCGATTGGTGATAGTTATAATGACGTTTCTATGTTTAGAGTCGCTGGTGTCAGTATTGCAATGGGAAACGCTGAAGAGATAATTAAAAGCCAGTGCATGTTTACCACTAAATCAAATGATGAAGATGGAGTCGCTTACGCTTTAGATTCATTTCTGGATTTTAAAGAAGGTGAAAAAAGATGTAATTTCAACAATGTTTAGGATAATTTTATTCTGTTTAGTCTATTTTTAATTTTTAAAAAAGAGGAGGTTTTAATATGGAAAATATCCTTGCAATTAATATTAATGACATGATTGATGTTCAGGCTATTGTAGAATCATCAATTAATGTGAAAGATCCAATCATTTTTAACGTAAGTAAGGCTGCAATTAAGTTCGCTGGGCTGGAGTACTTAGTAAGCCTTTTTGAGGTAGCAAAAAAGAAGAAGCCAAATATTCTTTTGCAATTGGATCATGCAACTGAGCTTGATTATATTCAAAAGTGTGTAGAAATGGCTCCGTTTGATATTGTTATGGCAGATGGGTCAAAAAAAGATTTAGAAGAGAACATAAAATTTACAAAACAAGTGGTTGAACTTGGGAAAAAAATTGGTTTTCAAGTAGAAGGTGAAATTGGGATCGTTCCAGATAGTTTACAGGAATGGAATGAAACATGTTACACAAATGTGGAAGATGCTAAATATTTTGTTCAGGAAACGGATGTAGATTATCTAGCTGTATCAGTCGGAAATGTTCATGGCTTTGGTGAAAAGCAAAAACTCAATCAAGCATTAATAAAGGAATTATCTAAAGCTACTGGCAAGCCTCTTGTGCTGCATGGAGCTGATTTCCTTAATGATGAAGAGCTCATACAAGCTATGAAAAATGGTATCCGTAAAATAAATATTGGACCGGATATTCGTGTACCTTATTATGACACTTTAGTTAACTTTAAAGGTCATTCAAATGTGGATCATAGAAAAGCTTTATTGGACGCGAAAGAAGCAATGAAACGGGTGCTTGAACATAAATTAAAGATCGTGTATAGGGGAGAGAAAATTTCGATATGAAAATCGGCATCATTACCAGTGGTGGAGATGCGCCAGGAATGAATGCAGTTCTTTACCACTTGTGGGCAAGGCTGTCAAAAGATCATCATATCACCTTCTACAAAAATGGAGTTGCAGGATTATTTAATGGTGAAATAGTGCAGCTTACTGCAGATGATCTATACAGTAATTTACGAGCAGGAGGTACGATCATAGGTACTTCTAGAGTTAAGGATGAGGAGTTTAGAGCAAAATTGAAAACATTTGCACCCGAAATTGATGTGTTAATTGTATTAGGTGGAGATGGTTCTCTACGATATATCTGTAGAGAACTTAACCAATACGTTTCTGTCATTGGAATACCATGTACTATTGACAATGATGTGCCCGGTACCGACTATTCTATAGGTTTTGATTCAGCTTGTAATTTTTACTTAACAATGTATGATTATCTTCTAAAAACAGGAACTTCATTGAGAGAACGAATTTTTATTTTGGAAACTCTGGGAGGTTCTACGGGTTTTTTAGCAACTGCTGTTGGTAGCAGTTTAAATGCTGATATTGTTCTAATTCCCGAATTACCTTTTAAAACTATAGAAGTAGCTGCAAAATTGGAAAGAGTAGTTTGCTCAAAAGGCTTTGCAATAGCTGTAGTTAGTGAGGGGATTGAGTCGGAAAAAACAGTACATCAGTTAGAAGAGTTTTGTAATCACCGGATACGCTTTTGTAGACCAGGACATATTGCACGTGGTTGTACACCGACATTTCGGGATATAGAGATGGCACGTAGGTTTTCCGAATATGTCGAAAAAAGCATCAATGAAAGAAATTTCGGGATCTCGGTTGTTAAACAAGGCAATAATTTTTCCCATTTATCTTTTGAAACGCTTAATTTATTACCTCACAAGATCCCAGAAATAACCGAAAATGTGCAGAGAGGTGAATATAATTGAAGCACAGACTTGATAACTCTGCGTTACTTGATGTTCTTGACCCATCCGGAATGTTATCAACTATACAAAGGCTAGATGAACAATGTACCCAGGCAGTTGAAATTGGCCGAAATGCCACACTTAATTTTGATGGTTCCACCATTAGTAATGTAGTTTTTGCGGGAGTAGGTGGTTCTGCTATTGGAGGAGAGCTATTGCGTACATACTTATCTAGCAAATCTACTGTACCGCTTTTTACTTGTCGAGATTATTCCTTGCCTCGCTTCGTTAGTAAGGAAACTCTCGTATGTATTAGTAGTAATTCCGGAAATACAGAAGAACAGCTAGCTATCTATGATCAGGCAAAGGAAATCGGCGCCAAAATAGTAGTTGTTTCCGGAGGGGGAGATCTTATTAAAAAGGCACATGAAGACGGACAAGTGGTGCTTCAATATGAAGGACGGACGCCGTTAGCTCCAACGGCTAGGGCATCGATAGGGTTTCTTTTCTTCCCAATATTAATAGTTTTACAACGACTTGGGCTAATTTCAAATATTGATGATGATATTCAGGATGCTATCACAACGTTAAGTATTATGCGAAAAAAGCTAGGGAAAGATGTACCTATCGAGCAAAACAAGGCCAAGCAGCTGGCGGATTCGTTATATGGTCATGTTCCATTAATATGGGGAACTACAGGTACAACTGAAGCAATTGCAATGAGATGGAAACAGCAGTTTAACGAGAACGCAAAGTCAGCTGCTTTTTGGAACTCGTTCCCAGAACTGAATCACAATGAAATCGTTGGGTTTGAAGCTCCGGTTAATGCTGTAAAACAAATGCATATAGTTATACTACGTTCAACTAAAGACCATCCACAGGTTCAAAAAAGAATGACTATTACCCAGGATATTCTCGCAGGTCGTGTTCAAGGAATTACTGAAGTTAATCCAGTGGGCAATACCTTACTTGGAGAGATATTCTCACTACTCACTTTAGGAGATCATGTTAGTGTTTACCTTGCTTGTATGTACGGAGTTGATCCTACGCCAATCAAATATATCCGGTATTTAAAGAGAAAACACTAGTCTAGTTTGGAGGAAGTTTCATTGAAACACTGTTTGGATAATCCCGATCTTTTAAATGTTCTTGATCCACTTGGAATGATTTCTATTATTGAAAATATGGATAAACAATGCGAGCATGCCATTGAAATAGGATATGCTACTGAATTAAAAGTAGACCCAAGCAAGGTTAAGAATATTTTGTTCTCAGGAGTCGGTGGGTCGGCCATTGTTGGAGATTTGGTAAAAGATTTTATGTTGGATCTTTCCTCAACCCCTGTTTTAACTAATCGTGATTATTCTCTTCCAAAATTTGTAGGTCCTGAAACATTGGTATTTGCTATCAGCTATTCTGGAAACTCAGAGGAAACATTGAGTGTTTACAATCGAGCTAAATCAATCGGTGCCCAAATTATTACGCTTTCTTCGGGGGGACAACTGAAGAAAATGTCTGAAGAAGATGGAAATACGACTTGTATAATACCTGCCAACTTACAGCCTAGAGCAGCTATCGGGTATATGTTTTTTCCTTTGTTAGTCTTGATGGAAAGACTAGGCTTTTTGCCTTATATGCACGATCAATACACCGATGCGATTGCCACTTTGAGAAAGTTGAAAAATCAGCTTGGATTTAACATACCTTACAAACAAAATCCAGCAAAACAGGTTGCATTTGAAATTTACGGGCATGTCCCGATGTTCTTGACCAGTACGAAAAAGCTAGAATCAGTGACTCTTCGTTGGAAGCAACAAATTAATGAGAACAGTAAAGCTTTAGCATATTGGAACTCATTTCCAGAACTCAATCTTTATGAAGTTACAGGCTTAGAGATGCCGGATGAGTTCCTGAAGAATATTCATGTAATTCATCTTCTAGAAGGAAATGAATCATCTCACATACTGGAACAAATATCTAAGATTCATGAGCTCTACGACTTTTCCGTAAACAGTGTTACAAAGATTACCGCTCAAGGCAACACTAGTCTGGGGAAACTAATATCATTACTTTCGTTCAGCGATTTTGCATCAGCCTATTTGGCTATTCTATACGGATTTGATCCAACAGAGATTAAATATATTCATTATATCAAAAAGCAATTGATTACTTGACTCATATACTTGTTGTGAATGACTTTGGAGGGCCAAAGATGGAAAAAATCAAATTTGGCAACTTCGATAATAAAGTTTCTCGTATAGGCTTAGGTACTTGGGCTATCGGAGGTTGGATGTGGGGGGGAACAGATGAAACCAGATCTATACACACACTTCGCACTGCCTTCGACTTAGGAATTAATCTCGTAGATACTGCACCACAATATGGATTTGGGCTTGCAGAAGAAATTGTAGGAAGAGCCATCGCTGAACACGGTAATCGAGAAAAGCTGATTATTGCAACGAAAGTGGGCTTAGAATGGGAAAGCCCACATAAAATATGGCGTAATTCAACCCGTAAACGAATATTTCAGGAAATAGACGATAGTTTAAGACGTTTACGTACAGAATATATTGATCTTTACCAAGTTCACTGGCCAGATCCTGATACTCCTTTAGAAGAAACAGCCGAAGCTTTATACGATCTGTATGAACAAGGGAAGATTCGAGCTATTGGAGTAAGTAACTTCAATGCAGAACAAATGGAAAGATGGAGAAAAGTTGCACCTTTACATTCCAATCAGCTACAGCTCAATTTATTCCAACAGCATTTACTCAATACTGACTTTGCCTATTGCTATGAACATAAAATCGATACCATAACATATGGAACGCTGGCATATGGTTTGTTAACAGGAAAGTTCAACTCTGAAACTACATTTCCAGAAGATGATCATCGCTTTTATAAGCCAATGTTCCGCGGAGAATATTTTCTTCAATTTTTAGCTGCTGTTGATGAACTAAAAAAACTAGCTGCCTCAAGAGATAAGTCTGTTGCTCAACTGGCAGTACGATGGGCTTTACAACAAAAAGGTGTAACCATTGTCTTGTGGGGAGCTCGGCGTCCGGAACAGTTGAATGATATATTAGGAACTGAAGGATGGGAGCTCTCAAAAGAAGAGCTAGAAAAAATACAGCAGATTATAAATGAAAAAGTAACTAAGCCTTTGCCGCCGAAAAAGAATCCAGGACCACCTGCCCGTTCTTCTTTAAGATAATCATTAAGAGAACGTAAACTAGTCATCTCCTTGTGAGCTAACTAAAAGCAATTAATATGGTATAATTTCATCAACTACATAATATAACTCCATAAGAATCCTCGTTATCATGTTTTAAAGCTCATGATTGTAGGGGAGGTGATTAGGACTTTGAAACGTTTGGAGTGGGTAGCAATCTTCTCTTATTTATTAGTTGGGTTTGCGACAGTTATTTTTGGTGCTCTGTTACCAGAATTGCTTAGATTTTATGGACAAAATTATAGCGATGGCGGAAAGCTTGTTTTTTTACAATTTGCTGGCTTCTTAATTGGTGTGTTAATCACACCGTCATTGTCACAACGGTTAGGTTACTGGAAAACGATTTTATTTGCCTTCATTATTTTGTTTTTTGTCCATAGCTTGTTCTTTTTGCGCCCTCTTTGGTATCTTGTTTTAATGTTTGCGGCCTTTAACGGATTTGGATTCGGGGTGACACAAACTGCAGTCGGAACGATGCTGCTCGAATCTAAAGAAGATCAAAAGGCAGTTATAATGAGCCGGCTTGAGGTTTCGTTTGGCATTGGTGCTTTATTGATGCCAATATTATCAAGTGTTTTAATAGTAAAAGGAGCATGGTCTGCTTCATTTATGATAGTTGGTTTTTTTGCACTTATTATGACTATAATTTGGAGTCACGAATCTTTTCGGAAAGTCGATACTTTAGTTCCAACTCCTAAAAACAAGGATGGATTTCCTACGGTAAACTCTTATGATAAGAGGGCGATTTTTCGCCTTATGTTTTTCATGTGTTTCCTGTTCCTTTATGTCGGCATTGAGACAAGTATTATTAATTTTCTTCCATCTATATTAATCAAACAAATAGAGATAAGTAGTTACGTAGCAGGGCTCAGTGTTACTTTATTTTGGGTTGCTATGGTCATTGGACGAATTTTTGCTGGTGTCCTTGCTGAAAAGATTAAGTATTACCGGTTTCTTTTTTTTAGCAATTTAGGAGCTCTTATCTTTATTGCTAATATTTCTGTGGTAAAAAATACCTTGATTATTTTTCTTCTTGTTTTTCTGGTTGGACTTTTCTTGTCTGGGATTTTTTCCATAACGCTTGTTTTTGCGGATAAGGTGTTTCCTGGAACTACGAAGCGAACAACAAGTAATCTAATT contains:
- a CDS encoding Cof-type HAD-IIB family hydrolase, translating into MKLIAIDMDGTLLNENLVISKKTVKAIKRVQRKGHIVIIATGRAYLDALKIIQESGLRCPILSVNGAILYNEDGERIFDCTMNCSTVEQIISLLQEEDLYCEIYTNVATYRLNGGKDKLLIELDRLKKSVLQINEDHLWNIAQKQFLQAGVVNIDNFSSVFVNKDHRYYKILAFSFDQNKLSKVKSKLKALNGIAISGSSDYNIEVTNELAQKGASLIKAAEYYQIPMSETVAIGDSYNDVSMFRVAGVSIAMGNAEEIIKSQCMFTTKSNDEDGVAYALDSFLDFKEGEKRCNFNNV
- a CDS encoding class II fructose-bisphosphate aldolase; this translates as MENILAININDMIDVQAIVESSINVKDPIIFNVSKAAIKFAGLEYLVSLFEVAKKKKPNILLQLDHATELDYIQKCVEMAPFDIVMADGSKKDLEENIKFTKQVVELGKKIGFQVEGEIGIVPDSLQEWNETCYTNVEDAKYFVQETDVDYLAVSVGNVHGFGEKQKLNQALIKELSKATGKPLVLHGADFLNDEELIQAMKNGIRKINIGPDIRVPYYDTLVNFKGHSNVDHRKALLDAKEAMKRVLEHKLKIVYRGEKISI
- a CDS encoding bifunctional phosphoglucose/phosphomannose isomerase produces the protein MKHRLDNSALLDVLDPSGMLSTIQRLDEQCTQAVEIGRNATLNFDGSTISNVVFAGVGGSAIGGELLRTYLSSKSTVPLFTCRDYSLPRFVSKETLVCISSNSGNTEEQLAIYDQAKEIGAKIVVVSGGGDLIKKAHEDGQVVLQYEGRTPLAPTARASIGFLFFPILIVLQRLGLISNIDDDIQDAITTLSIMRKKLGKDVPIEQNKAKQLADSLYGHVPLIWGTTGTTEAIAMRWKQQFNENAKSAAFWNSFPELNHNEIVGFEAPVNAVKQMHIVILRSTKDHPQVQKRMTITQDILAGRVQGITEVNPVGNTLLGEIFSLLTLGDHVSVYLACMYGVDPTPIKYIRYLKRKH
- a CDS encoding 6-phosphofructokinase, producing MKIGIITSGGDAPGMNAVLYHLWARLSKDHHITFYKNGVAGLFNGEIVQLTADDLYSNLRAGGTIIGTSRVKDEEFRAKLKTFAPEIDVLIVLGGDGSLRYICRELNQYVSVIGIPCTIDNDVPGTDYSIGFDSACNFYLTMYDYLLKTGTSLRERIFILETLGGSTGFLATAVGSSLNADIVLIPELPFKTIEVAAKLERVVCSKGFAIAVVSEGIESEKTVHQLEEFCNHRIRFCRPGHIARGCTPTFRDIEMARRFSEYVEKSINERNFGISVVKQGNNFSHLSFETLNLLPHKIPEITENVQRGEYN
- a CDS encoding oxidoreductase codes for the protein MNQTFDKQPVAFVTGASSGFGLLTSVALAGEGYRVLASMRNLKNRGRLEAAAKEAGVTDRIEIIQLDVTDFSTVETVIQDVIRRYGRIDLLVNNAGYAAGGFTEELAIEEWRRQFETNFFGLVAVTKAVLPSMRERRSGKIVNISSISGRIGFPSMGPYVASKFAVEGFSESLRLEMMPYGVHVVLIEPGSYKTDIWSKGLGAVTIHPNSPYVKEMEAILKYVNQIADTAPAPDEVIRQIVQVAKSPSPKLRYPVGKGVKLGIVLKNMLPWKWWERMVAKRLWKR
- a CDS encoding class I SAM-dependent methyltransferase, which produces MNFFPDLTVELRDFCKSRLAISPWLIETGDRFDPAIFEILDLEAREYAASNIFEKDRIKIFGTLPIPERLFRTALYEIMSSTAVLLAHEQTGQLEVNEEHAKTAIQMVNNFIQKYDFATLLQIYGLVTSYENQNALAYYGLMPEREFLLGSWHRPWIDYNLSDELLLGVLMGNYQIVIKEGRRYVKLTDQGQENLKNTKKILKESGFLAHRLDMLHLFQFNLFDDFEKLAEELWPESMMLRRSFIDFAGIKPGMKVLELGCANGLLTFEGGLADRVGPEGRVISIDPSPAMIARAEAKRKELGIDWVEFYQGKAEELPFEDESFDAVIGFAFLHFTDCKSALEEMRRVTRYGGTIASFHPLKVNLNVPFFQEWFSPILELAAKRKEPPKDFLFHPEEVPEHFRRVGLKQVQHEEIISPAPFYQPEKVVQHYVQGLGWFQEELGELPWRARQEIIETLKKRGREVCNKFPKEELFMRWPAQRVKAQRC
- a CDS encoding helix-turn-helix domain-containing protein, yielding MDKFGYKQHYIYLDKDCYLDVSQEVLVKRGLRIHFSRIQFRILERLAQDICRPVSSEEIIAYAWGPHSLVSKDELYVYINRIRNRLEDNPKKPKYLLSVRGYGYILFQRVKDTDLLKKH
- a CDS encoding bifunctional phosphoglucose/phosphomannose isomerase translates to MKHCLDNPDLLNVLDPLGMISIIENMDKQCEHAIEIGYATELKVDPSKVKNILFSGVGGSAIVGDLVKDFMLDLSSTPVLTNRDYSLPKFVGPETLVFAISYSGNSEETLSVYNRAKSIGAQIITLSSGGQLKKMSEEDGNTTCIIPANLQPRAAIGYMFFPLLVLMERLGFLPYMHDQYTDAIATLRKLKNQLGFNIPYKQNPAKQVAFEIYGHVPMFLTSTKKLESVTLRWKQQINENSKALAYWNSFPELNLYEVTGLEMPDEFLKNIHVIHLLEGNESSHILEQISKIHELYDFSVNSVTKITAQGNTSLGKLISLLSFSDFASAYLAILYGFDPTEIKYIHYIKKQLIT